One Setaria viridis chromosome 7, Setaria_viridis_v4.0, whole genome shotgun sequence genomic region harbors:
- the LOC117864157 gene encoding probable glucuronosyltransferase Os04g0398600: protein MGSRTGWLPVALLLLAASALAPRVAAAAAAGGGEAEHAVQQHSERISGSAGDVLEDNPVGRLKVFIYDLPRKYNKKMVTKDPRCLNHMFAAEIFMHRFLLSSAVRTLNPKEADWFYTPVYTTCDLTNAGLPLPFKSPRVMRSAIQYISNKWPFWNRTDGADHFFVVPHDFAACFHYQEEKAIERGILPLLRRATLVQTFGQENHVCLKEGSIIIPPYAPPQKMQAHLISPDTPRSIFVYFRGLFYDTGNDPEGGYYARGARASLWENFKSNPLFDISTDHPATYYEDMQRAVFCLCPLGWAPWSPRLVEAVVFGCIPVIIADDIVLPFADAIPWEEIGVFVEEKDVPKLDTILTSMPIDDILRKQRLLANPSMKQAMLFPQPAQPRDAFHQILNGLARKLPHPEGTYLQPGDQRLNWTAGPVGDLKPW from the exons ATGGGATCAAGAACGGGGTGGCTCCCCGTGGCCCTCCTGCTGCTagccgcctccgccctcgcGCCGCGGGtcgcggcagccgccgccgccggcggcggcgaggctgagCACGCCGTTCAGCAGCACAGCGAGCGCATCTCAG GGAGTGCTGGTGATGTGTTAGAAGATAATCCTGTGGGGAGGTTGAAGGTCTTCATTTATGACTTGCCGAGGAAGTACAACAAGAAGATGGTTACCAAGGATCCACGGTGTCTTAATCACATGTTTGCTGCAGAAATTTTTATGCATCGTTTCTTGCTCTCAAGTGCTGTGCGGACTCTAAATCCCAAAGAGGCCGATTGGTTCTATACGCCAGTTTATACTACTTGTGATTTAACTAATGCTGGACTGCCCTTGCCATTTAAGTCACCACGGGTGATGAGGAGTGCAATCCAATATATTTCAAACAAATGGCCCTTTTGGAACAGAACTGATGGAGCAGATCACTTCTTTGTTGTTCCGCATGATTTTGCAGCATGCTTCCACTATCAG GAAGAAAAGGCTATTGAGCGTGGAATTCTTCCATTGCTGCGACGTGCTACTTTGGTCCAAACTTTTGGACAGGAGAATCATGTCTGTCTGAAAGAGGGCTCTATCATTATTCCTCCCTATGCTCCTCCGCAGAAAATGCAAGCTCACTTGATTTCCCCCGACACTCCGCGCTCAATCTTTGTTTACTTCCGGGGACTTTTCTATGACACCGGGAACGACCCTGAGGGTGGATACTATGCAAG AGGTGCACGAGCTTCGCTGTGGGAGAACTTCAAGAGCAACCCTCTATTTGACATTTCAACAGATCACCCTGCCACTTACTATGAAGACATGCAGCGTGCTGTCTTCTGCCTGTGTCCATTGGGCTGGGCACCATGGAGCCCTAGGTTGGTTGAGGCCGTGGTCTTTGGCTGCATTCCAGTCATCATAGCTGATGATATTGTGCTACCATTTGCGGATGCAATCCCATGGGAGGAAATTGGTGTCTTTGTTGAGGAGAAGGATGTCCCTAAACTAGACACAATCCTCACATCAATGCCAATCGATGACATTTTAAGAAAGCAAAGGTTACTTGCAAATCCATCAATGAAGCAGGCCATGTTGTTTCCGCAGCCAGCCCAACCAAGGGATGCATTCCACCAGATCTTGAACGGTCTTGCTCGCAAGCTGCCACACCCTGAGGGAACATACTTACAACCTGGCGATCAGCGTCTCAACTGGACTGCTGGACCTGTGGGGGATCTGAAGCCATGGTAG
- the LOC117864160 gene encoding pollen-specific protein C13 — MASLRILPAVTVAVLFYVVVAVATDAPDFVIQGRVYCDTCRAGFQTNVTEYIKGAKVRLECKHFGTGAVERAIDGVTDESGFYTIKLKGGHEEDICEVILVESPRKDCAEVPAHSDRASVLLAKDAGISDDMRFPNPLGYFKDVPLPVCGAVLKEYLLDDQDE; from the exons atggcctcgCTCCGCATCCTTCCGGCGGTCACCGTCGCCGTCCTCTTCTACGTCGtggtcgccgtcgccaccgATGCTCCCGACTTCGTCATCCAGGGCCGCGTCTACTGCGACACCTGCCGCGCCGGGTTCCAGACCAACGTCACCGAGTACATCAAGG GCGCCAAGGTCAGGCTGGAGTGCAAGCACTTCGGCACCGGTGCCGTCGAGCGCGCCATCGACGGCGTGACCGACGAGTCCGGCTTCTACACGATCAAGCTCAAGGGCGGCCACGAGGAGGACATCTGCGAGGTCATCCTCGTCGAGAGCCCCCGCAAGGACTGCGCCGAGGTCCCAGCGCACAGCGACCGCGCCAGCGTCCTGCTCGCCAAGGACGCCGGCATCAGCGACGACATGCGCTTCCCCAACCCGCTCGGCTACTTCAAGGACGTGCCGCTGCCCGTCTGCGGCGCGGTGCTCAAGGAATACCTCTTGGATGACCAGGATGAGTAA